The Coraliomargarita sinensis genomic sequence GCTGCCGATAGGAGTGACAGTTATTGCTATAGCGGCATTGATTAAGTGGTTTAAGCTCAAAAGGAGAACGGTAATGCATGTCGTCTTATTCATGGCGGAGGCGCGAAAGTAGTAAGAGTTGTGATGCATGGGCTTTTTAAACGAGCGAGAAACAATGCCCTTACATCTCAAGATTAACTTTTTGTGTGAAATTTCCGTAATTTCACGGATTAATAGAAACGCGCACATTTCGTAATCGCCCTGAACCATGTCCTTCACGGGGGACTGTTATGGTCGCCCCGTCCCCTGCAAATACAGTTGTCAAAATCGTCCAGCGCTATCTTTATTCATGTTGGCAACTATGGCATTTGAAAATATCTCTCCCGAAGAAAAAGAAGAACTACTGGAGGGTGTCCTGAACAATGCCTATCACGGAATCGTGGCTTTGGATGCAATTCGAAATTCATCCGGCGTGGCCGAAGACTTTGTTTACATCTACGCGAATAAAAAAGCCGAACTGGCACTCGGCAAGGGACAGGATGAATTAATCGGTCACCGCTTTCTCAAACTCTTTCCCGGAATCAAAGAAGAAGGGCTTTTCGACAAATTTGTCGGAGTGCTCGAAAGCGGGGAGCCTTACAACTTCGATCACTTTTACGACCGGGATGGCCTGCACGGGATGTTTCAGGTGAGTGTGAACAAGTTTCGGGACGGAATTATCATTTCATTTGTTGAGACCACCGAGCAGGTGAATCAAGCCAGGCAATTGGAGATTTTAACTCAGCGTCTCGATATGGCCACAAGCGCAGCCAAGGTAGGTGTTTGGGAGTATGATATTCCGGCGGATAAATTGATCTGGGATGACGCCATGCATCGTATCTACGATGTAACTCCCGAGGAGTTTGAAGGTGTGATCGATTCCTGGGAGAAGCGGGTACACCCCGACGACCTGCCTGCTGCGAAGGCGGAATTTCAGTCGGCGAAGACTCCGGACCAGGATATTTATACCAAATTCCGGATTGTCTTGAAGAATGGCAGCGTTCGTTGGATCGATGCGCGTGCCCGGTTGATTTGTAACGATGAGCACGATCTCATTGGTATCGTTGGGACGAATTGGGATATTACGGAACTTGTCTACGCTTACGACACGTTGGCCAAAGCCAAAGAAGAGGCAGAGCGGGCCAATGCGGCAAAGTCCGAATTTTTGGCAGTCATGAGTCATGAACTCCGCACACCCTTGAATCCGATCATCGGTTGCAGCGACCTGTTGAGGGATCACCTGAAAGATCCTGCGGATCTGAAGCTGCTGGACATGATCGATCAATGCGGACGTAACCTACTGGAGCTTATTTCCGATATTTTGGATTTCTGTACTCTGGATGAGGGGCACATGACACTGACTCCTGTTCCTACCAATATCCACGAAACGACTCAGGATGTCTGTCGTGAGTTTGACGCCAAGGCCAAAGAGAAGGGTTTGGAGCTTTCATTGTCCGTATCCGAAGATTTGCCCGACGAACTTCTTATCGACCCTAAGCGTTTTCAGCAAATTGTCCGTAACTTAATTTCCAATGCAGTCAAATTTACCAATGAAGGTTTCGTGCGTGTTGATCTGAGCACACACACCGATAATGCAGGGGAAAACATGTTTGTGGCGACTTTTACAGATACGGGCAGTGGTATCCCGAAAGATCAGGTGGAATATATTTTTGAGCGCTTTACCCAATTGGATTCAAGTAATACGCGAAAAGAGGGGGGTACCGGGTTGGGGTTGGCGATTTGCCAGCGTCTTTGTGATCTTATGGGCGGGGAGATTTCGGTCACCAGTCAATCCGGGGAAGGGGCCACTTTTACGGTCAAACTCCCGATGAGGTTGGTTGGTCAGGAAGATGCACCGGATACTCTGTTGAACCATAAGGTTGAACTCGCTGAAAAAAGTTTTCGTGTTCTCGTCATTGATGATGACATGCCGAATCTGCTCTATTTCAAGGCCGCGATCAATCAAATCGGAGTGGAGTCTGTAACCGT encodes the following:
- a CDS encoding PAS domain-containing sensor histidine kinase encodes the protein MAFENISPEEKEELLEGVLNNAYHGIVALDAIRNSSGVAEDFVYIYANKKAELALGKGQDELIGHRFLKLFPGIKEEGLFDKFVGVLESGEPYNFDHFYDRDGLHGMFQVSVNKFRDGIIISFVETTEQVNQARQLEILTQRLDMATSAAKVGVWEYDIPADKLIWDDAMHRIYDVTPEEFEGVIDSWEKRVHPDDLPAAKAEFQSAKTPDQDIYTKFRIVLKNGSVRWIDARARLICNDEHDLIGIVGTNWDITELVYAYDTLAKAKEEAERANAAKSEFLAVMSHELRTPLNPIIGCSDLLRDHLKDPADLKLLDMIDQCGRNLLELISDILDFCTLDEGHMTLTPVPTNIHETTQDVCREFDAKAKEKGLELSLSVSEDLPDELLIDPKRFQQIVRNLISNAVKFTNEGFVRVDLSTHTDNAGENMFVATFTDTGSGIPKDQVEYIFERFTQLDSSNTRKEGGTGLGLAICQRLCDLMGGEISVTSQSGEGATFTVKLPMRLVGQEDAPDTLLNHKVELAEKSFRVLVIDDDMPNLLYFKAAINQIGVESVTVNDPKEGHSLALSEAFDLIFLDLHMPNVSGMDITRGIRNSSGPNQNTPIVAVTADVRPEQKEACSKLGFSRVLNKPVKPEQLRAAIIDFA